The Lineus longissimus chromosome 8, tnLinLong1.2, whole genome shotgun sequence region TATGAGTCGTCTGAACATTGACAGGACTGGTTATTGAATAGGGACATTCCATTTGGTGATGATCGAAAACCTGCTCATCGCTACCTGCTGCCGACTGATTGGACAACCCAAAAGATGGACACTCCGTTGACGCCGTGCGAGGTTCTGATCCACTAGGAGCAAATTGAATGTTTTGTTGCTCtgaaattttgcatttttgggTTGGAATTTTGGTCTTGTCACTTTTTTTCTGTCCTTTTCTCGATGCATCATCAAAATGATGGCGCCCAACGTGAAAGTTCAATGCGTTCATCTGCCGGCAAGAATAGTCACAAAGTTTgcatttgaatggtttctcaTCTGTATGCAGGCGCATATGGACAACAAGATTGTGCCTCGAGCGAAACGCTTTACCACAATTTTCCTCCTCACAAACAAACGTTCGTTCCTTTGTATGGTGCACACAAATATGCTGTTGcatttcggccattttaaaAAACGCTTGGTCACATTTGGGATAGGTGCAGGCGAATTTACGAACCTTTAAATGTACGCGGTCAACGTGCGCTTTTAATTGACTCTTCGACGGAAATAATTTGTCACAATTTGAATGCCTGCAGACGTAATCTTTCGTCGAATGGACCCGTTTTTGATGCCTGTGCAGATATTTTACGCTCGAGAAGAGTTTGCCACAGTCGTCACAGACTTCCTTTATCTCCTCCGATTTGTGACACAGAAGATGCGACTTCAGGGACGCCttgtttttcaatgatttccCACAAACATCGCAGAAGACTTTTTCCACTTTCTCAGGGTGGCTCCTTTTCGTGTGTGCACGAAGAAAAGGCACATAGTACGTCGAAAATGAACATAAACAGCAGTCAAACTTATTCCcgctcttcttcttcttgtgaaAATACAAAGCATTTTTGGTCgagaaatttttattgcagcacGTACATTTAAAGACTTTCCCATGCGCAACCAAATGTCTTTTGATATTCCCAACAGACGCGCGCAAAGCATGACAAATTTTGCATTCGTAGGTGTTCTTTTTCTTCCCCTTTTCATTAACTTTCTCCCTTACAGTATAATTCATCTCACTGGCAGAAGTATCATCAGACTTTAACTTTGCCACCTCTGTTTTCTTTGCATTGAAATCGGGAAATAAACACCTCTTTTGACCCTCATTGCCAGCCTTGCGTCTGCTTGCCCTCGCTGGCTGAAACCTCGGCATCTCTGCAAAAACCTCTCCAGTGAATccagtgtttgatttgtgtcttTTGCGTCTGCTACCAGCATTGGCAACCTCAACAgtttcaatttcaacatttttcttttttgttgaTCTGGAAATGGAACTCCTTGATGAACGATCCGACGGCTTCCGCTTCGTAATTCTGGCGGGTTTCTTTGCCTTAggttttgtgattttcaatagGATGCCGTCTGCACTGTCGGACAACTCTGGCTCCACCATCTGAGAAATTGAGTCAGGTAGGCTTTCACAGACGTCATTCGGGAAGATGCAGTCAAGGTTTACAACCTGGTTAACTTGTTCCCCAACCTTTTCACTTGTACTGTCATCAATAAAAAGACTGGGAAGAGAAGCTTTCGTACGCCGGAGCAGAATTTCTTTGAGTTTTACACAACTTGGCGGTGGTTGGAATACTTTTGAATCTCTTTCACATTCACTAGGGGCAGCAGATGTCTTTTGGGTCGTCTGCTTGCTTGTCGTCTGCTTACTTGACATCTGCAGGTCCTCTTTTATGGTTTGGTTTTGAAGGCATTGTTTGTCGTCTTTCAGTAACAATGTCTGCTGCTGGGCGGCCAATGGTTTGGGTGATGCAATTGGAAGGTCGTGAATGGTAACTTCATGGGATTCTTGGGACTTGCCGACAGTTTCTGCATACTGTACTGCCATGCGTTTCTTTTTTCGGTCCAATATGTCTGATTTATTTGTCAGCATGGCAACACCAGGAATAGGGGAAGATAAATGTGAAATTGGGGACAAGTTTTGTTGTGAATGCCTCATGACATGTATCTTAGGTACTTGTTTTAGGGGGTTCCGTGCTCCTAAACTTTTATCTCCCAAGTTAACACCTGGCACATATTCGGTAGCCAACCCAGCATCAATAAGTGCTTGTCTTGTGTGTGCAACTCTCCAAGATGCATCCATCATATGACCTGAATTTCCACTTGTAGTTTTTGCTTGCACAGAAGCACCCTCAGTGTTGCTCATCAGACCAGCCACGAGAGATCCCCCATCAGCATCAACACTTTCTGGAAGTTTCGTTTGAATATGACTGTCATGGCCAAGGGCGCTGGTTGCTAAAATCTCCAGGCCACTTTTCCCCATGTTTCTATCTTTTGTTTCGACGATTTGATTGTAAATTTGAGCATGATCTGGTGGAGCATGACCGTCTGTAAGATCTGTCCTCGTAACTTCCCGCAAATGAGCGTTATTCAACACGGCTTGCTCTGGAAGCTGAATACGTTCAGTTCTTACAACCGATCTTGCACCGATTTCGCCTTGACCCATTGCTAACGTAGGCTGCCTAGGATGCAACCCTTGGTGAGGACGGACACCAATACCACTCACACCTGACTGGTATGAATACAAAATGCTTGGAGTCTCTCTTCTGCTCTTGACATCCGAACTGCTAGAACTTCTGACACCCTCGCTACACTGAAACAGAAAATCTGGTTTTTCTGAAGGAGGTGCAGGCAATTTCGGTACCGGTACATGTTGGCCAGTCCTGGCTCCTTCCCTAGAATGGATGTTGTTGCTGCTCAGTTGAGAACGATACTCTTCCCGGATAAACAGGGCATCAGAAGGTTTAGAAGTCAGTAGAGGTTGGTGAGAGGCACTGGCATTATACTTTTGGTTGACTTCATCCAGATTTTGCTGAGCTTGAAAAGGTGGAGCAGACGACATGCTTTGAACAGAGTGGTTTGATCTGGTAATAGAAATGTTCGGATTTTTCTGAGCATAAACATCATCTCTGCTTGGTGGAGCAGGCTGTTGCCGATGATGAAGAACGACTGAGGGATTGCTGATGTTTGCAGATTTAGGATACTCTCTTGTTAAGACATGCACTGGCTCACGTATCTGCTCATGAGGACATGGAAGAGTTACTTGAAGATTGTGCAAAGGCACAGTTTGAGGATGCTCTCTGCTGGTTATGACTGGCGCAGGCTCTTGCATCTGCAGCTGAAAAGTCACTGGACAATCCTGACCAACCACAGTTTGGTGGGGCTCCCGCCTGCCCATGACTTGCGGACGGGTATTAACTTGCAGGGGCGGTATCACTGGCCCATCGTTAACATCAGCAGTGCGGTACTGTTCTGAACTTGACAAGACTTGCAGAGGGGCAGATGGTGCTGGCTCCACAGAAACCATGGACTGATTGTTAGCAACAGAAGTTTGGTATAGTTCCCTGTTTGGCATGACTTGTGGTGGAGCAGATAATATTTGCTGGGTATAACTTCCCGATTGATGGTCAACAGCTTGAGTTTGCTGATGATATTGCCTGTTTGAAAAGACTTGTGGAGCTGTAGATGGTTTTTGCGCGACCGAAGTTACAGGTGGATTGGTAGCAAATGAAGGCCTGTTTTGTTCCCTGTTTGGCATGACTTGTGGAGGAGCAGATGATATTCGCTGGGTATAAGTACTCGCTTGATTATCAATGATTTCAGTTTGATGTAGTTGCCTGTTTGGCAAGACTTGTTGCGGGACGGATGGTACTCGCTGGAAAGGCGTTCCAGAAAGGTTATCAACAACTGCAGCTGGGTGATGTTCCCTGTTTGGCAAGACTTCTTGAGGAGCAGATGGCATTCGCTGGGTATAAGTTCCCAGCGAATTATCAACGATTTCAGTTTGATGATGTTCCCTGCTTGGGAAGACTCGTGGAGGAGCAGACGGTATTCGCTGGATTGGTGTTCCAGATAGGTTATCAACAGCTGCAGCTGGGTGATGTTCCCAGTTTGGCAAGACTTGTAGCGGAGTAGTCGATATCAGTTTCTGTTGCTGAGTTGTCACAGCAGGGTTGCAACCTTGGTTATTACTAACTACTTGATGCTGGCTATAATCTAGACACTGACCTCGGTCATCAAAGCCCTGAAATTGTCTCTGGCCGTACAGAGGTTGTGAATCTGTTCTAGACTGCTGAGCTGAAGTTTCTGGCATTTGAAAACGTTGTGTCACAAAAACCGGAGTGTTCTGGTGCGCAGAAACTGGATGTGTTTTCGACAAGAAAACTTGACTGCTCTGGTGTGCAGACATGGGGAGTGTACTACTTAAACTTATCTTCAAAGGATTTCTGATGGAATCTGAAGACTGTTCTTGAACCGGGTGACTGGCAGAGATTGAAGAAACAACAGTCTGCAATGATGGATCTTGAACATTGAACACGTTAAGTCTTGTTCCAACGACAGCATCTTGCGAGACATCCAAAACAATATGGCCTGGGACCAATTGAGTGTCTACGGGTAAAATCGTAATAGGTGCATTTGAGTTCTGTATCATATGATGTTGCACTGGTCCACTAGTAACAGCGTTGTCCATTCCCTCTTGAGGTGCACAGTGAACGATAATGCATTTCGTAGTCTGGCTATCCTGATTTTGCTGATGGGAATGAAAGTTTTCCAATACCATTATCTGAGATGACTCTTTACTATGCCTAGCTCCAGTTGTCAGACTCTCTTGAGTTATCTGGTTTAGACTATGACCAAACGCACCTGAGCGTAGCTGACTTTGGTATGAAGGGACTGGTTCATTACTTCGGTTGTTTCCCATCAGAGGGCGAGAGTTTTGCTGCATTAGTGTTTCGTAACTACGAGTTGTACAGACAAGATGCCCGCTAGCTGCGTGATTGCTTGAGAGATCTTGGGGTACATCAAGAAGCACACGCTGGCCTGTGGAAGAAGACTGCTGATCCTTCAAAGCCGGCTCACAATCCTGATTCTGTCCATGCAACTGATTTTCAAAGCCTGAATGATGTCCTGGGTTTCTAATAGTCTTGGAATCGACCTTTGTAGCAGAGTCATTCATATTCTCATTGCTTACTCTCTCAACAACTTCTAACGGTtcaaacattttgagatttctaTCTGGCGCAACAGACATTTGTTTATTCACTTCATAAATCCCAATTGGTTCTGACAATGGTCGGTCTGGTACGTGTTGATACTGATATTGATACTGCTCTGAGTCTGAGTGTATGAAAGTTTCATTTGGACGATTCTGCGATTTCTTGGGAGGAGCAGACGTCACGATGTTTACCTCATAGTTACCATCTGGAACAGGTGACTGGAGAGTACTTAGATTAAGAGCTTTCGCCAGAGGTGGCACTGGCCTCTCACCTGATGGGGTAAGAGTAAAAGAATGTAGGCCATGTACTTTGGTTTGTGTCACATTTTCTGGTAAAACATTCACAATCACTTGAGTGCTTTCCAGAATATGACCTTGAATTTCATTTCCTTGAACTTTGGTACATCCTACATCACCTCGAGCATGACCTACACCTCCTAAATGACAAGACTGAGCTTGACCTTCAAAGGACTGACCTTTAACTGTAaaagtttgaccttgaccttcaaaagtttgaccttgaacttgcgGGAGAGAACTTGGTATTTGTTTTGGGTCTTCGATTATCACAGACTCACTCTGAATCACAGAACGGCTTTGAAACTCAACTGcatcaacattttgagaaatttcagcTCGAGTTTGACCCAGCTGATGATCCGGTTCAAATATTCCTGTATGTGTACTTTTTTCTTCGCCTAGACAGCTAACACCAGAGCCAGTTACTTGCGGAGTCTTGCTGGAATCATCTACGGTTCTTGACCCGTCAACAGATGATGTCTTTTCAAGAAGTTGACCTTGCAACTCTTCTacaagtttggaaacaacctctGGTCTGAAAGGAAACATagaaattgtcaacaaaaacaaaaataagaTTCTTTTTTAAGATTTGAATTCAAGTTATGAACTCTTACGAAAATGTTCATAAAGTTCAGAGAAATTAATGAAGTCAAGTGTAAATCTAGGACCACCAAGCCCAAAGCACCATTCATGACAGCGGCCCATTCAGGAAGCACTGAAGACTATTGGACAGTTATTTCATGAGACACTTTACAATGACAAAAAGTGACCTGTCCACTGTTTACACCAGTTTGTGCTAAGACAGAAGTGcataatgtcatgaaatttgggAAACAAGATTCAGAGAACTTTCGTACCGAAATTCTTCGCCAATATCATGCCACCTGGTGTACAACAGAAGAAGATGGATGATAAACGCCGACGGTTCCAGCTGCGAGTGGGTATGGAGTTTACAAAACCAGCGGTGGAGGTCAAAGGTCACACGTAAACAGATGAAATACTGTGGTGGGCCATTTGGGTCGTCTTCATGGCAGTGTTCTGAAACAGTGTGAAAAGAAGATGTAAATTAATGATATTTTGTAACTCTACTCAATATTTTGTCCTACTATACAGGTTGTATTGTTGCTGTTCCTTGATGAGAATAAGAatcaatgaaaatcaatgaaaaatatAAGCCTTCAGAAACGCGtaaacatacagtggaacctcccttagcggacacctctctaataaggacaacctctctactaaggacactagtttttgtcccaaattggttgttcccaTTCATGTTGACttctctaatctggacacctctctattaaggacagcactggtcacTCCGAAGGGCCCATATTAATTATTTTTCTTAATCTTTCTTTTTCCTCAATTACTTTTCTCAAAGCACAAACCTTCTGGAGTGATACATCTCTCCTCTTGTGGTTCGTCGCCTGTGAAATATGATGCCAGCAGCTCCATATGTTTCTCAGCGAATTCCAAGAGCTTTTTGGTGAATAGAGTGTCTCCGTCGTCACAGTAGGCCCGCTTGATGGCATTCCATTTGAGGACGTTGGCAGCCCCTAAAAACAGAAGAGTCAAACacaaaattcatttcaatttGCAGGAAGGCAAGGTCAATATTTTTTGAGGGACAGGCCAGGGTAACACAAATTGATTACCCATAGTTTGATCCATAATCACTGAATGGTTTTCCAAACCAAAACTCAAATCTTCACCATTTCTATAATCTTCGAACACGGCCAGAGAGTGAAATTCTTTTCAGATCTGAATACTGTAAAAAGtgcaaacatttcaaacacCTGGGATTCATCTTTGGTTGGCCTGATATTTCTGTATCCCATTATTCATCACTGTTCCAAGCTATTTCAATCCTTCTAAAACAGTTTGAGTAATTCACGTAAATGTACAAAGGAACCTTGTCTTATTTGAGAAAATATCAGATATCAACTTACCAATGTACACTTTAACCTTATTCTTCAACTCACTGGAGAGTTCCCTCTTTCTGCCAGAGCCCTCGCGTTTGCCTCCCCGGCCAACTAATGGCTTCTCAGATTTCTTAATCTTTGGTTTCATTCTAATGACAAAATA contains the following coding sequences:
- the LOC135492119 gene encoding uncharacterized protein LOC135492119, which gives rise to MKPKIKKSEKPLVGRGGKREGSGRKRELSSELKNKVKVYIGAANVLKWNAIKRAYCDDGDTLFTKKLLEFAEKHMELLASYFTGDEPQEERCITPEEHCHEDDPNGPPQYFICLRVTFDLHRWFCKLHTHSQLEPSAFIIHLLLLYTRWHDIGEEFRPEVVSKLVEELQGQLLEKTSSVDGSRTVDDSSKTPQVTGSGVSCLGEEKSTHTGIFEPDHQLGQTRAEISQNVDAVEFQSRSVIQSESVIIEDPKQIPSSLPQVQGQTFEGQGQTFTVKGQSFEGQAQSCHLGGVGHARGDVGCTKVQGNEIQGHILESTQVIVNVLPENVTQTKVHGLHSFTLTPSGERPVPPLAKALNLSTLQSPVPDGNYEVNIVTSAPPKKSQNRPNETFIHSDSEQYQYQYQHVPDRPLSEPIGIYEVNKQMSVAPDRNLKMFEPLEVVERVSNENMNDSATKVDSKTIRNPGHHSGFENQLHGQNQDCEPALKDQQSSSTGQRVLLDVPQDLSSNHAASGHLVCTTRSYETLMQQNSRPLMGNNRSNEPVPSYQSQLRSGAFGHSLNQITQESLTTGARHSKESSQIMVLENFHSHQQNQDSQTTKCIIVHCAPQEGMDNAVTSGPVQHHMIQNSNAPITILPVDTQLVPGHIVLDVSQDAVVGTRLNVFNVQDPSLQTVVSSISASHPVQEQSSDSIRNPLKISLSSTLPMSAHQSSQVFLSKTHPVSAHQNTPVFVTQRFQMPETSAQQSRTDSQPLYGQRQFQGFDDRGQCLDYSQHQVVSNNQGCNPAVTTQQQKLISTTPLQVLPNWEHHPAAAVDNLSGTPIQRIPSAPPRVFPSREHHQTEIVDNSLGTYTQRMPSAPQEVLPNREHHPAAVVDNLSGTPFQRVPSVPQQVLPNRQLHQTEIIDNQASTYTQRISSAPPQVMPNREQNRPSFATNPPVTSVAQKPSTAPQVFSNRQYHQQTQAVDHQSGSYTQQILSAPPQVMPNRELYQTSVANNQSMVSVEPAPSAPLQVLSSSEQYRTADVNDGPVIPPLQVNTRPQVMGRREPHQTVVGQDCPVTFQLQMQEPAPVITSREHPQTVPLHNLQVTLPCPHEQIREPVHVLTREYPKSANISNPSVVLHHRQQPAPPSRDDVYAQKNPNISITRSNHSVQSMSSAPPFQAQQNLDEVNQKYNASASHQPLLTSKPSDALFIREEYRSQLSSNNIHSREGARTGQHVPVPKLPAPPSEKPDFLFQCSEGVRSSSSSDVKSRRETPSILYSYQSGVSGIGVRPHQGLHPRQPTLAMGQGEIGARSVVRTERIQLPEQAVLNNAHLREVTRTDLTDGHAPPDHAQIYNQIVETKDRNMGKSGLEILATSALGHDSHIQTKLPESVDADGGSLVAGLMSNTEGASVQAKTTSGNSGHMMDASWRVAHTRQALIDAGLATEYVPGVNLGDKSLGARNPLKQVPKIHVMRHSQQNLSPISHLSSPIPGVAMLTNKSDILDRKKKRMAVQYAETVGKSQESHEVTIHDLPIASPKPLAAQQQTLLLKDDKQCLQNQTIKEDLQMSSKQTTSKQTTQKTSAAPSECERDSKVFQPPPSCVKLKEILLRRTKASLPSLFIDDSTSEKVGEQVNQVVNLDCIFPNDVCESLPDSISQMVEPELSDSADGILLKITKPKAKKPARITKRKPSDRSSRSSISRSTKKKNVEIETVEVANAGSRRKRHKSNTGFTGEVFAEMPRFQPARASRRKAGNEGQKRCLFPDFNAKKTEVAKLKSDDTSASEMNYTVREKVNEKGKKKNTYECKICHALRASVGNIKRHLVAHGKVFKCTCCNKNFSTKNALYFHKKKKSGNKFDCCLCSFSTYYVPFLRAHTKRSHPEKVEKVFCDVCGKSLKNKASLKSHLLCHKSEEIKEVCDDCGKLFSSVKYLHRHQKRVHSTKDYVCRHSNCDKLFPSKSQLKAHVDRVHLKVRKFACTYPKCDQAFFKMAEMQQHICVHHTKERTFVCEEENCGKAFRSRHNLVVHMRLHTDEKPFKCKLCDYSCRQMNALNFHVGRHHFDDASRKGQKKSDKTKIPTQKCKISEQQNIQFAPSGSEPRTASTECPSFGLSNQSAAGSDEQVFDHHQMECPYSITSPVNVQTTHILYIPQSEQMTSAEQMTSAEQMTSAGQSVSVLGPPGNDVTMAVLTPLESPGLVPALCSRSEGIQTGITPMDSLPAGECVVEYRGPL